In Monomorium pharaonis isolate MP-MQ-018 chromosome 3, ASM1337386v2, whole genome shotgun sequence, a genomic segment contains:
- the LOC118644123 gene encoding uncharacterized protein LOC118644123, with the protein MDTTGEEITDLLWEEMKIFAIEQQQCFYEFLADPDWTIYKSDEYKYLKQNIGYAIYGSPESTKDTKKEEDNSCYYETENSNDMGDVADTVNYNKKAKKVIDKIYEQICKCTIETDDSQQIYYSIIFNLIFRPKTNVKPKKEVKKEVKEEAKAEIKEKAEDKKELIINSVPIFKIRKSVQNNSKTTKSAEQENTPADEIQYETWYIDTNGRVYKTWADYKENNNLPQCTMVIPKDGFYQADPAYPITEEYSTVWLEIMDSPACTWKAKICNGIDIASSFIGIGITGLSVASMLTPLAPVVIVSGIAAAGVSGAWSVGRNSQQLIDRSSHEESIHLFDKEAFPHYLGIAGTTFGLGAIGGSAIISNVAARGITVNTFARVAFNTVQGGNLFLNGVGMLYQGYYMIDKYITEDTVSVVDALNLATHIMFFCGSVVKIQFANDIIESTQGRVINDYRESLSSKRLRKKYNRVVRNAAENNVSKISENAEVIRYITKRQELLSNQPTANSSNRILNNRNIVWSCEGGRLRVNGIVLLDPVEYVTRLIRLGIFIEIDQNNSSGPQNHTNDAVVDQLLQVFCNLLSKYYDSDDCPRTMNLPVLPDFEPLIREMSSMHINEDYLKMLFKITEKLMKRSRSMDDFLFQTFTFVWQYCKANLRQWGMSLCYYTQSISSSKILQKIIIAIFEAIDMVLNNLFCAFGMYIDSNMDR; encoded by the exons atggatACAACAGGAGAAGAAATTACAGACTTACTTTGG GAAGAGATGAAGATATTTGCTATAGAACAACAGCAATGCTTCTACGAGTTTCTTGCCGATCCCGATTggacaatatataaaagtgatgaatataaatatttaaaacagaatATTGGATATGCGATTTATGGATCACCGGAGAGCACCAAGGACaccaaaaaagaagaagacaaTAGCTGTTATTATGAAACAGAAAATTCGAATGATATGGGTGATGTAGCTGACACagtgaattataataaaaaagctaaaaaagtcatagataaaatttatgaacagATATGCAAGTGTACGATAGAAACTGATGATTctcaacaaatttattatagtatcatttttaatttaatttttcgtccaaaaacaaatgtaaaaccTAAGAAAGAAGTGAAAAAGGAAGTAAAGGAAGAGGCAAAagcagaaataaaagaaaaagcagaagataaaaaagaactaattataaattctgttcctatttttaaaatccGAAAGAGTGTTCAGAACAATTCCAAAACTACAAAAAGCGCTGAACAAGAGAATACACCTGCTGATGAAATACAATATGAAACATGGTACATTGATACCAATGGCAGAGTATACAAAACTTGGGCAGactataaagaaaataataatttaccgCAGTGCACTATGGTTATTCCAAAGGATGGTTTTTATCAAGCAGATCCAGCTTATCCAATTACAGAGGAATATTCGACAGTTTGGCTAGAGATCATGGATTCCCCTGCGTGTACGTGGAAAGCAAAAATTTGCAATGGAATTGATATCGCTTCCAGTTTTATCGGAATTGGCATAACTGGCTTGAGTGTCGCATCAATGTTAACACCTCTTGCGCCAGTTGTTATTGTATCAG gTATAGCTGCTGCTGGTGTAAGTGGTGCTTGGTCAGTTGGCCGAAATTCCCAACAATTAATAGATCGCAGTAGCCATGAAGAATCCATTCATCTTTTTGACAAAGAAGCATTTCCACATTATCTCGGCATAGCCGGTACCACATTTGGTTTAGGAGCAATTGGAGGATCAGCAATTATTTCTAACGTTGCTGCACGCGGTATAACAGTAAATACCTTTGCGAGAGTAGCATTCAATACTGTACAAGGTGGAAACCTGTTCTTGAACGGTGTTGGCATGCTATATCAGGGTTATTATATGATAGACAAATATATAACGGAGGACACAGTAAGTGTTGTAGATGCATTAAATTTGGCAACgcatattatgtttttctgCGGCTCCGtagtaaaaattcaatttgccAACGACATCATCGAGAGTACGCAAGGTAGAGTTATCAATGATTACAGGGAAAGTTTGAGCTCCAAACGTCTTCGTAAAAAATACAATCGCGTTGTAAGAAACGCCGCCGAAAATAATGTATCTAAAATATCCGAAAATGCAGAGGTGATACGTTATATAACAAAACGCCAAGAGCTATTATCTAATCAGCCTACAGCTAACAGCAGTAATCGGATATTAAACAATCGCAATATCGTATGGTCGTGCGAAGGTGGTAGACTAAGAGTCAATGGGATTGTATTGCTAGATCCTGTTGAGTATGTTACTCGCCTTATAAGATTAGGTATATTTATCGAAATCGACCAAAACAATTCATCTGGTCCACAAAATCATACTAATGACGCTGTCGTTGATCAGTTATTACAAGTATTCTGTAACTTATTATCGAAATACTATGATAGCGATGACTGTCCTAGGACTATGAATCTACCAGTGCTGCCAGATTTCGAACCGCTGATAAGGGAAATGAGTTCTATGCATATTAATGAAGATTATTTGAAGATGCTGTTCAAAATCACGGAAAAATTAATGAAGCGTTCTAGAAGTATGGACGACTTTCTATTTCAAACGTTTACTTTTGTTTGGCAATATTGTAAAGCAAACTTGAGACAGTGGGGCATGAGCTTATGCTATTATACGCAAAGCATTTCTAGCAGTAAGatcttgcaaaaaattatcattgcaATTTTTGAAGCAATTGATATGGTGCTTAATAATTTGTTCTGTGCCTTTGGGATGTATATAGATTCCAATATGGATAGATAA
- the LOC105832095 gene encoding 5'-deoxynucleotidase HDDC2 — protein MQDTKRLQEFMELVGRLKHMKRTGWVKRNIPDPETIAGHMYRMAMLSFLVDGKENLDKTKIMQMTLIHDLAECIVGDITPYCGVPPDEKHRREDEAMENICKLLGDKGPEILQIFREYEKQESPEAQYVKDLDRLDLLMQAYEYEKRDNIPGKLDEFFVAINGKIRHPFINKIAIDINEERDKLCRSMNISK, from the exons ATGCAGGATACAAAGAGATTGCAAGAGTTTATGGAGCTGGTTGGCCGGCTAAAG CACATGAAAAGGACGGGATGGGTGAAACGGAATATACCTGATCCTGAAACAATTGCTGGACACATGTATCGAATGGCGATGTTATCGTTCCTGGTGgatggaaaagaaaatttagataaaactAA aataatgcaaatgACGTTAATCCATGATTTAGCTGAATGTATTGTGGGAGACATAACACCTTACTGTGGTGTACCACCAGATGAAAAACACAGACGAGAAGATGAAGCTATGGAGAACATTTGTAAGCTGCTGGGTGATAAAGGACCTgagatattacaaatatttcgt gAATATGAAAAGCAGGAATCTCCTGAAGCACAGTATGTAAAAGACCTAGATAGATTAGATTTACTGATGCAAGCGTATGAATACGAGAAAAGGGACAACATTCCGGGAAAGCTGGATGAGTTCTTCGTCGCGATTAATGGCAAAATTAGACATCcctttatcaataaaatcgcCATTGACATAAATGAAGAGAGAGACAAGTTATGTCGTAGTATGAATATCTCGAAATAA